In Jeotgalibaca arthritidis, a single genomic region encodes these proteins:
- a CDS encoding ABC transporter ATP-binding protein translates to MREVQVMFNVMFKLKDFFKENRFDYVVSLLTMIGSNGFSVFIPYIIGQLIDAIIKDELTGSALRLFGLLFLISLIGAYILEFIWSYYLFTGAAKLQAQMRSKLMNHFLKMRASFYEKFRTGDLMARATQDVRSIADTAGYGMMVLMNATLFLAVIVLMMGLSVSWKLTFFSLLPLTILAYLFGKLGNIVEKRYTAAQDAFSSLNNDVLEVVDGIRVIRAYVKEDDYVEKFRQQTESMLAKNNRVADANALFSPLTKVTLSVSNLISFGYGAYLVSKGQLSVGDIVAFQMYLGMIVWPIMSIGELTNVLRQGSASMERVETVLSANDSMEADGSKVIETVDDITVHGLSFKYPSSQDVNLDQIDVVIPKGKTLGIVGKTGAGKTTFIRQLLRQYPLGSGDLMVGTEPILAYKGKTVQNLIGYVPQDHILFSKSVRDNIAFGKGSATDDEIMASIRIASFEDDLKKMAEGLDTMIGEKGVSISGGQKQRISIARALIKDPEILILDDSLSAVDAKTEQKIVENIKQLRSGKTTIISTHRLSAVKQADEIIVMEDGKIIERGSHDALISRKGWYYTQYLRQELKAGADE, encoded by the coding sequence ATGAGGGAAGTTCAAGTTATGTTTAATGTGATGTTTAAGTTAAAAGATTTTTTTAAAGAAAATCGATTCGATTACGTGGTGTCATTACTAACCATGATCGGCAGTAACGGATTCAGTGTCTTCATTCCTTATATTATCGGGCAACTTATTGATGCCATTATTAAAGATGAACTCACAGGGTCTGCCCTACGTTTGTTTGGGCTATTATTTTTAATTAGTTTAATTGGTGCTTATATTTTAGAATTTATCTGGTCCTATTATTTATTTACAGGCGCTGCTAAACTCCAAGCACAAATGCGATCAAAATTAATGAACCACTTTTTAAAAATGAGAGCGAGCTTTTATGAAAAATTCCGTACTGGTGACTTAATGGCTCGTGCAACGCAAGATGTCCGGTCGATTGCTGATACGGCAGGTTATGGCATGATGGTATTAATGAATGCGACTTTATTTTTAGCAGTCATCGTTCTTATGATGGGCTTGTCTGTCTCATGGAAGCTAACATTTTTCAGTTTATTACCATTAACGATCCTAGCTTACTTATTTGGCAAGTTAGGGAACATTGTTGAGAAACGTTACACAGCAGCTCAAGATGCCTTTTCGTCATTGAATAATGATGTGCTAGAAGTGGTGGATGGTATCCGCGTGATTAGAGCTTACGTGAAAGAGGACGACTATGTCGAAAAATTCCGCCAGCAAACGGAAAGTATGCTAGCCAAGAATAATCGCGTTGCCGATGCCAATGCTTTATTCTCACCGCTCACAAAAGTGACCCTGTCAGTGAGCAACTTGATTTCGTTTGGTTATGGGGCTTACCTAGTCTCCAAAGGACAGCTATCAGTTGGTGACATTGTTGCCTTCCAAATGTATTTAGGAATGATTGTTTGGCCGATTATGTCAATTGGTGAATTGACTAACGTTCTTCGTCAAGGTAGTGCGTCGATGGAACGGGTTGAGACCGTTCTTTCAGCAAACGACAGTATGGAAGCTGATGGGAGTAAGGTTATTGAAACAGTGGATGATATTACTGTTCACGGTTTATCATTTAAGTACCCATCTAGCCAAGATGTGAATTTAGACCAGATTGACGTGGTTATTCCGAAAGGGAAAACATTAGGAATTGTGGGGAAAACAGGTGCCGGCAAGACGACCTTTATTCGCCAATTATTGCGCCAATACCCACTAGGTAGCGGTGATTTAATGGTAGGAACAGAACCGATTTTAGCTTATAAAGGTAAGACTGTTCAAAATCTAATTGGTTATGTGCCGCAAGACCATATTCTTTTCTCTAAGAGTGTTAGGGATAATATCGCCTTTGGGAAAGGGAGTGCCACAGATGATGAAATTATGGCAAGCATCCGAATTGCATCATTTGAGGACGATCTCAAGAAAATGGCTGAAGGGCTAGACACCATGATTGGTGAAAAAGGGGTCTCTATTTCAGGGGGCCAAAAACAACGGATTTCGATTGCTAGAGCCTTAATTAAAGATCCTGAAATTTTAATTTTAGATGATTCTTTATCGGCAGTGGATGCGAAAACCGAACAAAAAATTGTAGAAAATATCAAACAGCTTAGAAGTGGGAAAACGACTATTATTTCTACCCACCGACTTTCAGCGGTTAAACAAGCCGATGAAATTATCGTTATGGAAGATGGAAAAATTATTGAGCGCGGCAGCCACGACGCCTTAATTAGTAGAAAAGGATGGTACTACACCCAGTATCTTCGCCAAGAGTTAAAGGCAGGTGCTGATGAATGA
- a CDS encoding pyridoxal phosphate-dependent aminotransferase: MYHWSNLSKHYPASSIRKMAKLARQFDDTIMLTMGEPNFETPDFIKKTGIEAIEQNRTHYGDNVGEDTFQVAVSKKYSEMTGFAFSKDEVMASFGATEGILLVMMSVLNPGDEVLIANPHYPNYLGQIMGLGAKVVEVPVYEENQFKIQAKDIEAAITDRTKLLIINSPNNPMGSILDQAEMEAIVAVADNHQITILSDEVYESIMYDGKEHFSLFQIPAAKDRHFIVNSFSKTYAMTGWRVGYVVGNEAAIERMAEFREGIGFCVPPFIQDAAVEALNSDQAIVKDYLMAYDRRRHVIVDGLNAIPGFHCLKTEGAFYAFPNIQAFGKSSQDFAMELLQETHVAMTPGSAFGSMGEGYLRISFAQSEEVLQEAVERIHQYILKAYPELV, encoded by the coding sequence ATGTATCATTGGTCAAACCTTTCCAAACATTATCCAGCTTCTAGTATTCGCAAGATGGCGAAGCTGGCGCGTCAGTTTGACGACACGATTATGTTGACAATGGGAGAACCTAATTTTGAAACACCTGATTTTATCAAAAAGACAGGTATAGAAGCAATCGAACAAAATCGGACACATTACGGGGACAATGTTGGGGAAGATACCTTTCAGGTCGCCGTTTCAAAAAAATATTCGGAGATGACTGGCTTTGCTTTTTCAAAAGATGAGGTCATGGCTTCCTTTGGTGCAACGGAGGGCATCTTGCTCGTTATGATGTCTGTTTTAAATCCGGGTGACGAGGTATTGATTGCTAATCCCCACTATCCGAACTACTTAGGCCAAATTATGGGATTAGGCGCAAAGGTTGTCGAAGTGCCTGTTTATGAAGAAAATCAGTTTAAAATTCAAGCAAAAGATATTGAAGCTGCCATTACGGATCGAACAAAGCTACTAATTATTAATTCGCCAAACAATCCGATGGGCTCTATTTTAGATCAAGCTGAGATGGAAGCTATTGTGGCCGTTGCTGATAACCATCAAATTACGATTTTGTCTGATGAAGTTTATGAAAGTATCATGTACGATGGTAAGGAACACTTTAGCTTATTCCAAATTCCTGCTGCCAAAGACCGTCACTTTATCGTCAATAGTTTTTCAAAAACGTATGCCATGACGGGTTGGCGTGTCGGTTATGTGGTCGGCAATGAAGCTGCTATTGAACGGATGGCTGAATTTAGAGAGGGTATTGGCTTTTGTGTGCCGCCTTTTATTCAGGATGCTGCTGTTGAAGCATTAAACTCCGATCAAGCTATTGTTAAGGACTATTTAATGGCCTATGACCGCAGACGTCATGTGATTGTGGATGGTTTAAATGCTATCCCTGGTTTCCATTGTTTAAAAACAGAAGGTGCATTCTATGCTTTTCCAAATATTCAAGCTTTTGGAAAATCGTCACAAGACTTCGCAATGGAATTATTACAAGAAACCCATGTTGCCATGACACCTGGTTCGGCTTTTGGTTCTATGGGAGAAGGCTATCTCCGCATCTCCTTTGCCCAATCTGAAGAGGTGCTTCAAGAAGCCGTTGAACGCATTCATCAGTACATATTAAAGGCATATCCTGAACTCGTTTAA
- the ybaK gene encoding Cys-tRNA(Pro) deacylase, which translates to MAKKKAKTNAIRIVEQKKIAYTEHEYPWQDEHVSGKEVAEILNVDTARIFKTLVAVGNKTGPLVAVMPSHTELDLKKIAKVSGNKKVEMLHVHDLEELTGYIRGGCSPVGMKKLLPTYIDQSALNYETITVSAGRRGLQMELSPTDLGSLVRATFDSIHTN; encoded by the coding sequence ATGGCTAAGAAAAAAGCCAAAACCAATGCTATTCGTATCGTTGAACAAAAAAAGATTGCCTATACGGAACATGAGTACCCCTGGCAAGACGAGCATGTCTCAGGTAAAGAGGTAGCAGAGATTCTAAATGTTGATACTGCGCGTATTTTTAAAACACTTGTAGCAGTGGGCAATAAGACTGGGCCCTTAGTTGCAGTTATGCCGAGTCATACAGAACTGGATTTAAAGAAAATCGCTAAGGTAAGCGGCAATAAAAAAGTAGAGATGCTGCATGTCCATGATTTAGAAGAACTAACGGGCTATATCCGAGGTGGCTGTTCACCAGTTGGGATGAAGAAACTATTGCCAACATATATTGATCAATCCGCCTTAAATTATGAAACAATTACTGTGTCGGCCGGTAGAAGAGGGCTGCAAATGGAACTTTCTCCAACAGATTTAGGTTCATTAGTCAGAGCAACATTTGACTCTATTCATACAAACTAA
- a CDS encoding CDP-alcohol phosphatidyltransferase family protein encodes MKHVPNILTFIRLLLIPVYFMVFYSEAEHALLLALAIFVVASITDVLDGFLARKYQVVSKFGTVADPFADKMMQVSVLYSLSDISMLEKWFFWIILVKELCQILLGIIMVSMKPKMIMSANIFGKITTVLVFVTIIFAVLSLPGATIIQFITAVLAIITFTQYAYHFLMGLKERKLANK; translated from the coding sequence ATGAAACATGTTCCTAACATATTAACGTTTATTCGTTTACTTCTAATTCCGGTTTATTTTATGGTGTTTTATTCAGAAGCTGAACATGCTCTGTTACTGGCACTAGCTATTTTTGTAGTGGCGAGTATTACTGATGTGCTCGATGGTTTTCTAGCTCGGAAATATCAGGTCGTTTCGAAGTTTGGAACGGTGGCGGATCCCTTTGCAGATAAGATGATGCAAGTTTCTGTTCTCTATTCCTTATCAGATATTAGCATGTTAGAAAAATGGTTTTTCTGGATTATTTTAGTGAAAGAGCTTTGTCAAATTTTATTAGGTATTATTATGGTCAGCATGAAACCCAAGATGATTATGTCTGCCAACATTTTCGGAAAAATAACAACGGTATTGGTCTTCGTTACCATCATTTTTGCCGTTTTAAGCTTGCCGGGCGCAACGATTATTCAATTTATAACAGCTGTTTTAGCTATTATTACCTTTACCCAATACGCCTATCATTTTTTAATGGGCTTAAAAGAGCGCAAGCTGGCTAATAAATAA
- a CDS encoding ATP-binding protein DrrA1-3 family domain-containing protein, translating to MPTNILQAMPGVKRISENSDGFKVIDLEVPAYGREIFKEVTKNGYIATFSQQPPTLDEIFRMKAGEQDE from the coding sequence ATTCCAACTAATATTCTACAAGCCATGCCAGGTGTGAAGCGTATTAGTGAAAATTCTGATGGCTTTAAAGTTATTGATTTAGAGGTCCCAGCTTATGGACGAGAAATTTTCAAAGAGGTCACTAAAAACGGCTATATTGCTACTTTTAGCCAACAGCCACCAACACTTGATGAAATTTTCCGTATGAAAGCAGGTGAACAGGATGAATAA
- a CDS encoding ABC transporter permease, with protein sequence MNKFWIIVGQVYKKNVKSVGFITMMLSPIIMIGIIAAIIYFIGNSFDSVPTIAVISDSQEIQQLFQAEEEQFVVDESLSTLEDARTAVESEIIDAYLSVNTDNNHITADFVEVSGLDSVDLNYITSLLAAVQLDLQSQALGLSSDDMMALNTPPTINSSTVAVDDGNIIENDNIDEAIKTGAAYFICIAIFMFIMTYSSIIAEEIASEKGTRIMEIVLSSVSSTTHFFGKLTAIFLICLTQIAFYGLVFAVALQFDFVQNLIPSDLDIVNLLSGMVGVALFYFVAGIVLFAVIAAFLGSMVTKIEDVSKAVTPIIFIALAGFYGGMFAFASTTNPIIKIGSHIPFFSPFIMPFRIAAETVSNVEVGISMLVMVAFTVLVTFISLLLYRSNVLIYSESNMFKIIKTSIRNVKNDRKKTQQVES encoded by the coding sequence ATGAATAAGTTTTGGATTATTGTTGGTCAAGTTTATAAAAAGAATGTAAAATCAGTTGGCTTTATTACAATGATGCTCAGTCCGATTATTATGATTGGGATTATCGCAGCCATTATTTACTTTATTGGTAATAGTTTCGATTCGGTACCTACTATCGCTGTTATCAGTGATTCTCAAGAAATTCAGCAATTGTTTCAGGCCGAAGAAGAGCAATTTGTAGTGGATGAGAGCTTGTCAACATTGGAAGATGCTCGTACAGCAGTTGAATCCGAAATAATTGATGCTTATTTGTCAGTCAACACGGATAACAACCATATCACAGCAGATTTTGTTGAAGTTTCAGGGCTTGATTCAGTTGACCTTAACTATATCACGTCCCTTCTAGCTGCTGTTCAGCTTGACTTACAATCACAGGCATTGGGCCTTTCTTCTGATGATATGATGGCTTTAAACACACCGCCTACGATTAACAGCTCAACAGTAGCAGTTGATGACGGCAACATTATTGAAAATGATAATATTGATGAAGCCATTAAGACCGGCGCTGCCTACTTTATCTGTATTGCTATTTTCATGTTTATCATGACCTATTCTAGTATTATCGCAGAAGAAATTGCATCTGAAAAAGGCACCCGCATTATGGAAATCGTTCTTTCTAGTGTGTCGTCAACCACCCACTTTTTTGGTAAGTTGACTGCTATTTTTCTGATTTGTTTAACCCAAATTGCTTTTTATGGGCTTGTTTTTGCAGTTGCCCTTCAATTTGATTTTGTTCAAAATCTGATTCCAAGCGACTTGGATATTGTCAATCTATTGAGTGGCATGGTGGGCGTTGCTTTATTCTACTTTGTTGCCGGCATTGTCCTTTTTGCTGTAATAGCAGCCTTCTTAGGGTCAATGGTAACCAAGATTGAAGATGTGTCTAAAGCTGTTACACCGATTATTTTTATTGCTTTAGCAGGCTTTTATGGTGGGATGTTTGCCTTTGCGAGTACAACAAATCCTATTATTAAGATTGGCTCACATATTCCATTCTTTTCACCATTTATTATGCCCTTCCGAATTGCAGCAGAGACGGTATCAAATGTTGAGGTCGGTATTTCCATGCTAGTGATGGTTGCCTTTACGGTATTGGTGACCTTTATTTCACTGCTACTCTATCGATCTAATGTTTTAATCTATTCAGAAAGTAATATGTTCAAAATTATTAAGACATCCATTCGAAATGTTAAAAATGACCGCAAAAAAACACAGCAAGTCGAGAGTTAA
- the yidD gene encoding membrane protein insertion efficiency factor YidD yields MRKLMIKGVKGYQRHISPLFAPSCRYYPTCSTYMIDALNQHGAIKGGIMGTARILRCHPFIKGGYDPVPKRFTIRRNPNADEQLAAMRQQMAKRSENE; encoded by the coding sequence ATGAGAAAGCTAATGATTAAAGGTGTCAAAGGTTATCAAAGGCATATTTCACCTCTTTTTGCACCGAGCTGTCGGTATTATCCCACTTGCTCCACTTATATGATTGATGCCTTAAACCAACATGGCGCGATTAAGGGCGGTATTATGGGGACAGCTCGTATTCTTCGCTGCCACCCCTTTATTAAAGGTGGCTATGATCCTGTCCCTAAACGATTTACCATTAGGCGTAATCCCAATGCTGATGAACAGCTCGCAGCCATGCGACAACAAATGGCCAAACGCAGTGAGAACGAGTAG
- a CDS encoding aminotransferase class I/II-fold pyridoxal phosphate-dependent enzyme: MRNPLSQKVQTIQPSGIRRFFEIANEIPGVISLGVGEPDFDTPWIVRDEGMYTLQKGNTFYTANAGLLELRQEISHYLNRRYQLSYEAKDEILVTVGGSEAIDLALRAMLDPGDEVIIAEPCYVSYLPCVVLADGVPVSLQLKEKNQFRLMPDELEAAITDKTKIVILSYPNNPTGAIMEKEDLEAIAEVIKKHDLFVLSDEIYSELSYQNEHVSIASLPGMRERTIVINGFSKSFAMTGWRLGYAAAPALIMEQMTKIHQFAIMAAPTSSQYAGIVAIRDCDKEVAEMRESYDQRRRFLIDALDRLKLPCFDPYGAFYVFPNISEFGMTSEEFATRLVQEEKVAVVPGSAFGESGEGFIRISYAYSIEELKEAFVRVEQFINRLRLEK, translated from the coding sequence ATGAGAAACCCACTAAGCCAAAAAGTACAAACGATCCAGCCATCAGGTATCCGTCGTTTTTTTGAAATTGCCAATGAAATACCGGGCGTTATCTCCTTAGGGGTAGGTGAGCCAGATTTTGATACACCGTGGATTGTTCGTGATGAAGGAATGTATACCTTGCAAAAAGGGAATACCTTTTATACGGCAAATGCGGGTCTCTTAGAGCTTCGGCAAGAAATCAGTCACTATCTTAACCGTCGCTATCAATTGTCATATGAGGCAAAGGATGAGATTCTGGTTACGGTAGGCGGCAGTGAGGCGATCGATTTAGCCTTACGTGCCATGTTGGACCCCGGTGATGAAGTGATTATTGCTGAGCCATGTTATGTGTCCTATTTACCTTGTGTTGTTTTAGCAGACGGTGTACCGGTCAGCCTCCAATTAAAAGAAAAAAATCAGTTCCGTTTGATGCCGGATGAGTTAGAAGCAGCGATTACGGATAAAACTAAAATTGTTATATTATCTTATCCAAACAATCCAACTGGTGCCATTATGGAAAAAGAAGACTTAGAAGCCATTGCCGAAGTGATTAAAAAACATGATTTGTTTGTTTTGAGTGATGAAATCTATAGTGAGTTATCTTATCAAAATGAACACGTCAGCATTGCGTCCTTACCAGGTATGCGTGAGCGTACGATTGTCATTAATGGCTTTTCGAAGAGTTTTGCGATGACAGGCTGGCGCTTAGGTTACGCTGCAGCTCCTGCTCTTATTATGGAGCAAATGACTAAAATCCATCAGTTTGCTATCATGGCGGCTCCAACTTCAAGCCAGTATGCCGGTATTGTGGCGATTCGTGACTGTGATAAAGAAGTAGCGGAAATGAGAGAAAGCTACGACCAACGTCGTCGTTTCCTAATCGATGCGCTTGATCGCTTAAAGCTACCTTGTTTTGATCCCTACGGTGCCTTTTATGTATTCCCGAATATTTCAGAATTTGGTATGACATCAGAAGAATTTGCGACTCGCTTAGTTCAAGAAGAAAAGGTTGCTGTTGTTCCAGGTAGTGCCTTTGGTGAATCGGGAGAAGGATTTATCCGTATTTCTTATGCCTATTCAATTGAAGAGTTAAAAGAAGCCTTTGTTCGAGTTGAACAGTTTATTAATCGACTACGATTAGAAAAATAG
- a CDS encoding Lrp/AsnC family transcriptional regulator — MNERILKVIEKNSRLTAEEIAIMLGLETDDVVHALKDMEERKIICGYHTLVNWDKANDDEVSAVIELKVNPQRGAGFDKIAERVYQFPEVDAVYLMSGAYDLLVEMRKAPMKDIASFVARRLSTIEEVQSTATHFILKRYKDHGTLFVDEDKDKRMVVSP, encoded by the coding sequence ATGAATGAAAGAATTCTAAAAGTCATTGAGAAGAACAGCCGCCTAACTGCGGAAGAAATTGCGATTATGCTGGGTTTGGAAACGGATGATGTTGTCCATGCCTTAAAGGATATGGAAGAACGTAAGATTATTTGTGGCTACCATACGCTGGTTAACTGGGATAAAGCTAATGATGATGAAGTTTCTGCTGTTATCGAATTAAAAGTTAATCCGCAAAGAGGCGCAGGGTTCGATAAAATTGCGGAACGCGTTTATCAATTTCCTGAAGTAGACGCTGTTTACTTGATGTCAGGTGCCTATGATTTATTAGTTGAAATGCGCAAAGCGCCGATGAAGGATATTGCTTCTTTTGTGGCACGTCGTTTGTCTACTATTGAAGAAGTACAATCAACCGCAACTCATTTTATTTTAAAACGTTATAAAGACCACGGCACTTTGTTTGTGGATGAAGACAAAGACAAACGGATGGTGGTTTCCCCATGA
- a CDS encoding glycoside hydrolase family 3 protein, whose translation MKVDLTAKPYNLDAEGIKWVQETIANMSDEEKIGQLFINMGAERTEEYLTGVLNNYHIGGVRYNPGKADEVYEQNKILQENSKIPMLIAANTEAGGNGACTDGTYVGHEIKVAATNDKKYAYELGRISGIEASAIGCNWSFAPIVDLLRNWRNPIISTRTWSADVDQTIELSLEYMRGIQESGIAPAAKHFPGDGIDERDQHLSAAPNHYSTEEWDQTFGKVYGSLFDAGLPSIMAGHIALPSYVRHFNPEATIQEANMPATLSKEILTDLLRGKMNFNGVVVTDASHMVAMTSVMKRKDMLPQAIAAGSDLFLFFNDPDEDFQWMLEGYKNGVITEDRLTEALTRILGMKAMLGLHTKAKTEILPPKEEAMAKIGLAENLKISDEVADKAITLVKNNENIFPISADTKKRVLLVDVAGTKGGFGAMIGNNEKPSAKFKELLEAEGFEVTVWESAEERINRMPAEERQAALRNVYAQKRPIAELTDNYDLIINLAVVNPNTDQRIQWPASKGTPDIPFYVHEVPTIFVSLQAPFHLADVPQVQTYINAYDAKENTMKALIEKMLGRSEFVGVSPVDAFAGFEDTRF comes from the coding sequence ATGAAAGTAGATTTAACTGCAAAACCGTATAATCTTGATGCTGAGGGCATTAAGTGGGTTCAAGAAACAATCGCAAACATGTCTGACGAAGAAAAAATTGGTCAATTGTTTATCAATATGGGTGCTGAGCGTACTGAAGAGTACCTAACAGGCGTTTTAAATAACTACCACATCGGTGGTGTTCGTTATAACCCAGGTAAAGCTGACGAAGTTTATGAACAAAACAAAATTCTTCAAGAAAACAGCAAAATTCCAATGTTGATTGCTGCAAATACTGAAGCAGGTGGTAACGGTGCTTGTACAGACGGTACTTATGTAGGACACGAAATCAAAGTTGCTGCTACAAACGACAAAAAGTATGCTTATGAATTAGGCCGTATTTCTGGAATTGAAGCATCTGCTATTGGTTGTAACTGGAGTTTTGCTCCAATCGTTGACTTATTACGCAACTGGCGTAACCCAATCATCTCAACTCGTACATGGAGTGCAGATGTTGATCAAACAATCGAATTATCATTAGAATATATGCGCGGTATCCAAGAGAGCGGAATTGCTCCTGCTGCAAAACACTTCCCTGGAGACGGAATTGACGAACGTGACCAACATTTGTCTGCTGCTCCTAACCACTACTCAACTGAAGAGTGGGACCAAACATTTGGTAAAGTATATGGTTCATTATTTGATGCAGGTCTACCATCAATCATGGCTGGACACATTGCATTGCCATCTTACGTACGCCACTTTAACCCAGAGGCTACTATTCAAGAAGCAAATATGCCTGCAACATTAAGCAAAGAAATCTTAACTGATTTACTACGCGGTAAAATGAACTTCAACGGTGTTGTTGTTACTGACGCAAGTCACATGGTTGCAATGACATCTGTTATGAAACGTAAAGACATGCTACCACAAGCAATTGCTGCTGGTTCTGACTTGTTCTTATTCTTCAACGATCCAGACGAAGATTTCCAATGGATGTTAGAAGGATACAAGAACGGCGTTATTACAGAAGACCGTTTAACAGAAGCGCTAACTCGTATTTTAGGAATGAAAGCAATGCTTGGCCTACATACAAAAGCTAAGACAGAAATCTTACCTCCTAAAGAAGAAGCTATGGCAAAAATTGGTTTAGCTGAAAACCTAAAAATTTCTGACGAAGTAGCTGACAAAGCGATTACTTTAGTTAAAAACAACGAAAACATCTTCCCAATTTCTGCTGATACTAAAAAACGTGTTTTATTAGTAGACGTTGCTGGAACAAAAGGTGGATTCGGAGCGATGATCGGTAACAACGAAAAACCATCTGCTAAATTCAAGGAATTACTTGAAGCAGAAGGATTCGAGGTTACAGTTTGGGAATCAGCTGAAGAACGCATTAACAGAATGCCAGCTGAAGAACGTCAAGCTGCATTACGTAATGTTTATGCACAAAAACGCCCAATCGCTGAATTAACTGATAACTATGACTTAATTATCAACTTAGCAGTTGTTAATCCGAACACAGATCAACGTATTCAATGGCCAGCTTCAAAAGGTACGCCTGATATTCCATTCTACGTACATGAAGTGCCAACAATCTTTGTTTCACTACAAGCACCATTCCACTTAGCGGATGTGCCTCAAGTGCAAACTTACATCAATGCTTACGATGCAAAAGAAAATACAATGAAAGCATTGATCGAAAAAATGTTGGGTCGCTCAGAATTTGTTGGTGTATCTCCAGTAGATGCATTTGCAGGCTTTGAAGACACAAGATTTTAA
- a CDS encoding FUSC family protein — protein MNVGRFVKDLIHIKQTNDSLTRVIGAGLSVALPMLIGLWSGNMKFGTLGALGAFAFLSYTPLAIPKLAKRILKAGLGIMAGFYLGLLSTLIPWTIPIAISFVSLAGFLVVRCLQIPNPGAFFLIMVSSMGTGMKLEFSQMLPAVGYVGGGVLASILMAVLTGYINQYYLKRPVEDNHKSYKERIKYAIEHDSDLLLTSIHHAGIIFFAAYISQALGFMNPYWVTISTAAVLAGKEIRIVFYRNVQRIVGGLVGLIIGFYLLSLHLDVIPTIILIVIFTFLVEFCMVRNYAVANFFTNPVSLMLSHLSSGLFITDLVQYRLLGLVVGSIIGFIGAALIELGLRIKEKRFTFLK, from the coding sequence ATGAATGTGGGACGATTTGTAAAAGACTTAATTCATATTAAACAAACCAATGACTCATTGACTCGTGTGATTGGAGCTGGACTAAGTGTGGCTTTACCTATGTTGATTGGTTTGTGGTCGGGGAATATGAAATTTGGAACGTTAGGAGCGTTAGGGGCATTCGCCTTCTTATCTTATACACCTCTAGCCATTCCAAAATTAGCCAAACGTATTTTAAAAGCTGGTTTAGGTATTATGGCTGGGTTTTATCTGGGATTGCTATCCACTTTAATTCCGTGGACCATTCCAATCGCAATTAGCTTTGTTAGTTTAGCTGGGTTCTTGGTTGTTAGATGTTTACAAATCCCTAATCCGGGTGCCTTTTTCTTAATTATGGTCAGTTCTATGGGAACAGGAATGAAATTAGAATTTAGTCAAATGTTGCCAGCAGTCGGCTATGTCGGTGGCGGTGTGCTAGCCTCTATTTTGATGGCGGTTTTAACAGGTTATATTAACCAGTATTATCTCAAACGTCCGGTAGAGGATAATCATAAGAGTTATAAAGAACGGATTAAATATGCTATCGAACACGACTCTGATTTGTTATTAACATCCATTCATCACGCAGGAATCATCTTTTTTGCCGCGTATATTAGTCAAGCTTTGGGCTTTATGAATCCATACTGGGTAACCATTTCAACAGCAGCTGTCTTGGCAGGTAAAGAAATTCGAATTGTCTTCTATCGAAATGTGCAACGGATTGTAGGCGGATTAGTTGGACTAATTATTGGTTTTTATCTCTTATCCCTTCATTTAGATGTGATTCCAACTATTATTTTAATTGTCATCTTTACCTTTTTAGTAGAATTTTGTATGGTGAGGAATTATGCGGTCGCTAATTTCTTTACTAATCCCGTTTCTCTGATGCTGTCTCATTTGTCGAGTGGTTTGTTTATTACCGATCTCGTTCAGTATCGTTTATTAGGATTAGTAGTAGGTAGTATCATCGGTTTTATCGGTGCAGCCCTAATTGAACTGGGCTTACGTATTAAAGAAAAACGATTTACTTTTTTAAAATAA